The nucleotide sequence GACACACTTTGAGAGCCAGGGCCTGACCTGAGGAGGCTGAAGGCAAGAGACCTGGAAGGGGTAAGCGATGAGTGGGCACCTCCAAGGAGGATGCCTAGAAATCAGGACACATGGGTGGGTTTCACCAAGGTCTCACTTTCTGTTCATCCTACATTAGTTGGGAGACCTTGTGACAGGAGATCTTCCTCTAACCCCACGTTAACAACGGTTAATCCAGCTCTTCTGCAAGGGGAGAAGACTGTTTCCACACATGTTGCTGTGAGGTGGCTCGTTTTCTTCAAGAGTTTCTGAGCGGCACCCTATGGCCATTTAAAAACTACATATATGATTATTAttagttttaagttttttaattcattcattttggctgggctgggtcttctttgctgtgagggctttctctagtcataGCTAGTGGGGACTACTGTCTAGCTGAGGGGTATGGGctttcattgcggtggcttctcccatggcagagctgggagtcTACAGCTCGGGTTCAGTAGTTGCCCCTCTCAGGCTCAAGAGTTCTGGTGCACAGGCGTAGAGCCAGGCGGAGTCTTCCCatatgagggatcaaacccatgtcccctgcattggcagcagattcttagccactggaccaccaaggaagccctatggtCATTTCTGACCAGACAGTTTCCTGAAATATTGAATGAGTCGAGCAATGGTGTCCAATACTGGGATGTAGGGGAGACAGAAgggtggaaaaaaatgaaacccatttgtttctttcttttttttgtctcccTAGACTTCTAACCAGTGACTTTAATGAtgaggaaaagcagaggaaatcCATTTCCATAGGTGTCAACTAGGCACCCACTTCTAGAAGCATTTGCTCAGAATTCTACTGGAAATTTCCTCCATCAATAGGGCTGAGGACCAGACATTTTTTCAGGCTTGTGGACACATCACAGACAGCCCTGGGGCTGAGTCACCGGCATCCGTGCCACCGCACGACACACTCATGGAAAACTCAGACTGTGACCAGGAAATCTGGCACGTCCGGATCAGAACATTTAGCAGCTCAGAGGAATGGGACCCTGTTGAGGATCTGAGGAGACTCCGTGAACTCTGCCAGCTGTGGCTGAGGCTGGATCTTCACACCAAGGAGCAGATGATGGACAGGCTGGTGCTGGAGCAGTTCATGATCTGCATGCCCCTGGAGTGCCAGGTCCTGCTCAAAGAAAGTGGGGTGCAGAGTTGCAAAGACCTGGAGGACATGctgaaaaataagcagaaacCCAGGACCTGGATGAATAGGACCTTAGTGATGGGTGTGGGACAAGGAGACACGTGCAAGCTGCAGGGATCACAAGATAGGACCTGCGGGTCCTTGGCTTTGTATCAGCGGTTCCCAAACAGGTGAGAGAAGTTCACAGTTGGGCAATTTGGGAGATCCTTTTGGCTGTCTCACTCGAAGGACGTAGATCTTTTACACCAAACGGGAGCTTCTATTGTCAATGCCATTGGATGCCTGAAAGCTACATTCCAGGTCTTATACGGACTGATCTTGATTGATTTCTCCCCTCACAGACCATAGTCTGCATACAAGGGCAGAAATATCTTGTGCATGATCCCGACATTGAGATGGTTGAATCCAAGGCTGGTGACATGGATGATGAGAGAGACACGTGTGGGGAGCCCCAACCCCCTGTGAGGGTCATACCTCCAGAGAATGGCCAGGAAGGAAGTCAAGAGCTGCAGAATCTGCCAGGAGCCACAAACCTATCTGGGGAGCAGGAGAGAGCGTGTAAGCAGGTAGAAGAGAGTCAGGTGGGTGTGGCTGCTGGAGTAATGGGGAGATTTGGCAAAGGACAAGAATGGACCCATTGCTTCCAGGAATTCCCGTGGATACATTCAGTTCCTAGGCATTTTTTCTAATCACTGTGAGAATGAAGATAATCCATCTCTGTCCCTCTGCTATGCAAGCTTCTAGTCTTaggagtggggagaagggaatCCTGTCTTCCTGAAATGATGCTAGGTTCTATTTGCTGCAAGTAAATGCACTGACAGGTGATTTACCCAAGCCACTTTGCCCAAGGGCACGTCATATTTCAGAATATGATCATTCCTTGCAACTGAAGGAGTGACTCTAAAGTGGACTCAAAATGCCCCCCAGtagacattgggcttccctggtggctcagatggtgaagaatctgctgacaatgcaggagacctgggttggatccctgggtcaggaagatcccctatagaagggaatggctacactctaatgttcttgcctggagaatcccatgaacagaggaacctggcagctatagtccatgggtttgcagagagtcagactaacactttccctttcatacaCTGAAGAACGAATGGAAGACAGTTGATTTGTTCAAATAAGGTTGGGTATAGGCAGGGGATGCTATTGACTTGCATGGAGTagagaccaagaatactggacatcATCTTCCTATGTACCGGGTAACCACCATCGCAAAGATGCATCCAGGCAAATCTCCAACAATGATGGAGTCAAGAGAGCTGGACCTAGAGTTCTTTACTTCCAGAGTCAAGGGCAGGCAGGAGTGGGTATGATTTGGAGAGACCTATGCATAGAGAAGTCAGAGTGCCAACTGTGATGTCCTGATTTGATTGCAAGATACAGTCTGTATAGATCCAGGACAGCCTTGAGTATCAGGAGATGATTATCAATCAGGGTGATGGGGTGGACCAGACGAAGTCAGGGCATATCACCTAAAATGAGATAAGTTGGAGTCTTAGATCAAGATACGaggcagatggggaaacaggaaacAGTTTTCCATGGACTAAGGTAAATGGCTTTGACTCTGCTTGTTTGTCTCTTGTCAGGACCAGAGAGCTCTCCAGCCAGTGACTGTTCCTGAAACAGGTGAGCTGGAGCGTCAGACACCCAGGGGGAAGTTGGAGAAGGACCTGCTGGAAGACAGGGGAGAGACAAAAACCCTTCAATCTCAAGAACCTGAACTTCTGAAGTGTCCTGGTGAGTATTCAAAACCGTGGAATTCAGCAGAGTTAGTGACTCCCTCCCATGGTGGCATGGGGCTGGGTAGCCAGCATCACCATCCTTGATGGGTGGGTGGAGATCATTGTCCAGTGCCAACCTTCTCCATCATCAACATTCCAGTGTCCCACAGTCCAGGCTCTTAGCTTGGTTGCTTGATGGGAACTTCTCAGCCAACATCAGGTTTCCAGTGAGGCCAGCAGCACAGAAAATGCTCCTTGTTAAATGTGGTGCTGAATTTCTTTCAGCGAATTCTGGGAGCTTAGAGAGACAGAAGAATCCTCAAGAAGAAACTGATATTTAAATTGTGGCTCTGAACCCTTTCTTCCTGTGTTCCAGAGGGAGACGTTTCCACCACGAGTGGATCCAGAGGAGGGCCTCTGAAGTATCGCAGACATGTCAAAAGGAAGCGGGACAGCGGTCCAATATGCCAAGACGTGTGTCAAGAGGCAGCCACGTGTTTGGACCAAGGAGAGTTCTCAGGACAGCTTGGGTCCCATTCCGTTGGTGCATCTGGCACCGTGGGACCCAGCAGTCTTCCTGAGGGAGCAGAAACCCCGGGACGGGCACCCTCTGAATGCAGCGTCTGCAAAAAGAGCTTTCCTTATCAATCTCAGCTTATCTTGCaccagaggacacacacaggagagGCCCTTTCAATGCGACATATGTGCCAAAGGGTTCATACAGCTTTCACATCTGTGGGTTCACGAGCAGATCCACACTGGCAAGAAGCCCTACAGCTGTGATGTCTGCCTCAAGAAGTTCACCCACGACTCCACACTGCATGCTCACAAGAGGACCCACACCCAGGAGAAGCCTTTCCGCTGTGAGCACTGTGACAGAGCTTTCAGCCACCGAGGGAACCTCAGTGTTCACCGACGCATCCACTCTGGCCTCAAGCCCTATGTGTGCCCCGAGTGTCACAGTGCCTTCCGTCAGCTTGAGACTTTCAAAGGCGACTGGAAAATCCATTCCAAATGAGTCACCCAGGACCCCACCATCAGGTCCAAGTGCCGTCTGCTCCGAGAAGGAAATTCTGGATTATTTGTCACTTAGGTGATACAATGAAAGGGTGACATGTGAAGAATTTACGATCATACTGGAACCCGATGGGGTTCCATTCACATGAATTAGGTGAATATTGAGTGATGACTTATCTTTCCCTTCAGAATTCGTTTTCTACTTTAGTgtagcctgtgttttcttctttcagtgaATGCAGGTCTCATTAGTTTTCTTCTTCGTGAAACTGAGGTGACTGCTGATTGTCCCCCCATTAGGGAAGATTTCATCGTAAAATAGGATGCTCCTAGCAGAGTGTCCAGATGAAAAAGAGGATCaccactgaaatttaaatttcaaataaacaaagacATTTCTGTCAAATAAGTGTCCTGTGTATTTCGgcttccaggatttttttttctttattttattttttatctttactatcttgtattgtttttgccatgtatcaacatgaatctgcccaggtatacacatgttccccaacgtgaaccctcctccctcctccctccctgtatcatccctctgggtcgtcccagtgtaccagccgaAAGCATCCACTATCGTGCGTCGAACttggactggagactcgtttcatatatgatattagacatgtttcaatgccattctcccaaatcatcccaccctatccCCAAGATTTTTTATATGGAGTAGATGATAGCTGTGGTTTGTTACATGGCCATTATTATGTGGACATATCATCCCTctgtaaggcttccccagtgactcagtagtaaacaatccacctgcaccatacaagacccaggttccatcccgtcatcaggaagatcccctggagaagggaatggtaacctactccagtattctgcctggagaatcccatggacagaggagcctggcaggctatggtctgttgggttgcaaagaatcggacatgactgaagtgactgagcacccacgcGAGCATTAAAAGTAACTGTATTCCTCTGGAATTATGAACTGTTAGGTAATGTGATATTAATGCCCTTTTGAACACTGGGATTCTAGGGTGTCTCTGCTTGAAAAGATTCTTCAAGGTAGCACTCTTTCATCCCACCTGGCTCTCCTCCAGCAGAAATGAAGAGAGGTCTTTTGGAGCAGAATGGAgataataaagtatttattttcaaagaatcagcgtTTTCTTCTATTAATTAGCCTGGGAATTAGTTGGGGGCGGCAAACTCAAGGATGATATTGTAATAGATATTGGTGTCTGGCTGCTCGCACTTAAAAGCCAATACAGAGGCCAGGTTGGGGGAAAGGAAAGTtagctttattttggatgccagaaactgttgaaagtgaaagtgtatttGCTTAGTCaagtccaacgctttgcaaccccatggactgtagcctatcaggctcccccgtccatggcattttctgggcaagagtactggactgggttgccatttccttctgcaacaACTGTGGAGGGCGGggcactgtggccactgctgttttccaaacttgctgacttattgagtgcaacactttcacagcatcatgtctgaggatttgaaatagctcaactggaattccatcacctccactagctttgttcatagtgattcttcctagggcccacttgacttcacattccaggatgtctggctctaggtgagtgatcacccctttgggattatctgggtcgtgaagatcttttttgtatagttctgtatattcttgccacctcttcttaatatcttctgcttctcttgggtccatactatttctgtcctttattgtgcccatcctcgcatgaaatcttcccttggcaAATCCAAATCCTTTCTCACACCCGTGGAGTGCACCGCTCCTCACACTCTCTACCTTCTCCTCCACTTCCCAGCCACCTTGCACATGTGACCACCCCAAGCCCAACTGTCTTTGCAGTCTGGCTTGTAGGGTTTTCCTCCGCTGTCTGGAAAGTCCTTCCCCTGATACCCTCAGGCTGTCTTCCCATCTCCACACAATCAGTGGTTCTATGAGACGGACAGGCCTGGCTGTTGCTTTATCACCCGCCATCTCACTCCCTCACCACGTTTCCTCAATAGCAGTTTCTCAGCCTcggtatgtattttatttttaactccatttattttcggctgtgctgggtctttggtgctgcTCGGGGCAGAGGGCTCCTCTCCAGTCGCAGGGCACAGGCCTCTCACTGCAGTGACCTCTCTTGTGCGGAGCCCGGGCTCTCGGGgctctgggcttcagtagtggcggCTCCCAGGCTCGGTGGTTGTGTCGCACGGCCTTAGTTGCTCCTGAGCCCTGGGACCTTCTCGGGTCAGGGATGGCACTTGTGTCCTTTCATTGGCAGGCACAGCCTTTATCTCCGAGCCTCAGGGGAAGCCCTATTATTCACTTTTCTTAACTAGTACTTAACTGCGTCTATGTTTTGAAGTCTTATTCATATTTCATCGTATTAATTTCTTGTGTTGATTCCTCGATAATGGTTCTAATACCCCTGTTTCTGAAGGGACCTAATCTTTATATTCTATATTGCTTCTTTGAATTAGTTGCCTCCATCTTGGGCCTGTAAGGTAAAATCCTTTAAGacagaaggaggcgacagaggatgagatggttggatggcatcaccgactcaatgggcacgagtttgagcaaactcctgggagatagtgaagaacagggaagcctggagtgctgcagtgcatAGAGTTgcaaagtaaaagaaagtgaagtggctctttgtgaccccatggactgtagcctaccagattcctccgtccatgggattctccaggcaagaatactgcagtgggttgccattccattctttcagggatcttcccactgagggagcaaacccacgtctcctgcattggcaggtggattctttaccactgagcctcctgggaaaccatgagagaagctgccacaattctgagaattgacccaagaaatgaaaacaaatggaccctggaactgaaggttAACTGTATTTACAACAATAAAGATGACACTGATTAGACCAGTGATAACCAGTTTCAAGATgattgtcagagctgactgtgctgttccTGCCTGTAGCCCCTTCCCTCCATCTATAAAAGCTGTTGCTCATTAATTGtccggggtgggaggtggggggagtcaGCCATTGGCCAGATATCTGCCCTGCCTCCAcagttgttggagaaggaaaaagcaacccagtccagtactcttgcctagaaaataccatCAACTGAGgaacatggtaggctacagtccacggggtcgcaaagagttggacatgactgagcgacttcactttcactttcaacagttTCTGGCATCCAGAATAAAGCTAACTTTCCTTTCCCCCAACCTGGCCTCTGTATTGGCTTTTAAGTGCGAGCAGCCAGACACCAATATCTATTAAAACGTCATCCTTGAGTTTGCTGCCCCCAACTAATTCCCAGGCtaattaatagaagaaaatgctgattctttgaaaagaaatactTCATTATCTCCATTCTGCTCCAAATGAGCTCTCTTAATTTCTGCTGGAGGAGAGCCAGGTGGGATGAAAGAGTGCTACCTTGAAGAATCTTTTCAAGCTGAGACACCCTAGAATCTCAGTGTTCAAAAGGGCATTAATATTACATTACCTAACAGTTCATAATTCCAAAAGAATAGTTACTTTAAATGCTCGAGagggtgctcagtcgcttcagtcatgtccgactctttgcaacccaacagaccatagcctgccaggctcctctgtccatgggattctccaggcaagaatactggagtgggttgccattccctactccaggggatcttcctgatgaagggatggaacctgggtcttctatGGTGCAGGTGAATTGTTTAtcgctgagtcactggggaagccttacagAGGGACGATATTTCCACATAATAATTGCCATGTAACAAACCGAAGCTATCATCTACTCCATATAAAAAATCTTGGGaatagggtgggatgatttgcgagaatggcattgaaacatatataatatcatatatgaaacgagttgccagtccaggttcgatgcaccataGTCGATGTTTtgcgctggtgcactgggacgacccagagggatggtacagggagggaggagggaggagggttcacgttggggaacatgtgtatacctgcggcagattcatgttgatacatggcaaaaacaACACAAGATagtaaaggtaaaaaataaaataaagaaaaaaaaaaatcatggaagcCGAAATACACAGGACACTTATTTGACAGAAATGtctttctttatttgaaatttaaatttcactgGTGATCCTCTTTTTCATCTGGACACTCTGCTAGGAGCATCCTATTTTACGACGAAATGTTCTCTAATGGGGGGACAATCAGCAGTCACCTCAGTTTCATGAAGAAGAAAACTAATGAGACCTGCATtcactgaaagaagaaaacacaggctacACTAAAGTAGAAAACGAATTCTGAAGGGAAAGATAAGTCATCACTCAAATATTCACCTAATTCATGTGAATGGAACCCCATGGGTTCCAGTATGATCGTAAGTTCTTCACATGTCACCCTTTCATTGTATCACATAAGTGACAAATAATCCAGAATTTCCTTCTCGGAGCAGACGGCACTTGGACCTGATGGTGGGTACTGGGTGACTCATTTAGAATGGATTTTCCGGTGGCGTTTGAAAGTCCCCAGGTGACGGAAGGCACCGTGACACTCGGGGCACACGTAGGGCTTGAGCCCAGAGTGGATGCGTCGGTGAACCTTGAGGTTCCCTCGGTGGCTGAAAGCTCTGTCACAGTGCTCACAGTGGAAAGGCTTCTCCTGGGTGTGGGTCCTCTTGTGAGCGCGCAGTGTGGAGTTGTGGGTGAGCTTCTTGAGGCAGAGATCACAGCTGTAGGGCTTTTCGCCAGTGTGGATCTGCTCGTGAACCTGCAGATCTGAAGGCTGTATGAACCCTTTGGCACAGATGTCGCATTGAAAGGGcctctctcctgtgtgtgtcctctggtGCAAGATAAGCTGAGATTGATAAGGAAAGCTTTTTTTGCACATCCTGAATTCAGAGGGTGCCCGTCCTGGGGTTTCTGCTCCCTCAGGAAGACTGGTGGGTCCCACGGTGCCAGATGAACCAACGGAATGGGACCCAAGCTGTCCTGAGAACTCTCCTTGGTCCAAACACGTGGCTGCTTCTTGACGCACGTCTTGGCAAGTCGGACTGCTGTCCCGCTTCCTTTTCATATGTCTGCGATTTTTTAGAGGACCTCGTCTGGATCCCCTCGTAGTGGAAACGTCTCCCTCTGGAACACAGGAAGAAAGGGTTCAGGAGCCACATTTTAAATACCACTTTCTTCTTGAGGATTCTTCTGTCTCTCTATGCTCCCAGAATTCGCTGAAAGAAATTCAGCACCACATTTAACATGGAGCATTTTCTGTGCTGCCGGCCTCACTGGAACCCTGATGTTGGCTGAGAAGTTCCCATCAAGCAACCAAGCTAAGAGCTTGGACTGTGGGACACTGGAACATTGATGATGGAGAAGGTTGGCACTGGACAATGatctccacccacccatccaagGATGGTGATGCTGGCTTCCCAGCCTCATGCCACCACAGGAGGGAGTCACTAACTCTGCTGGATTCCACGGTTTTGAGTACTCACCAGGACCCTTCAGAAGTTGAGGTGCTTCAGATTGAAGGGTTTTTGTCTCTCCCCTGACTTCCAACAGGTCCTTCTCCAAGTTCTCCCTGGGCGTCTGACCCTCCAGCTCACCTGCTTCAGGAACAGTCTCTGGCGGGAGAGCTCTCTCATCCTGACAAGGGACAAACAAGCAGAGTCAAAGCCATTTACCTTAGTCCATGGAAAACTGTTTCCTATTTCCCCATCTGCCTCGTATCTTGACCTTATACTCCAAGTTTCTTCATGAAATTTTA is from Bos indicus isolate NIAB-ARS_2022 breed Sahiwal x Tharparkar chromosome 18, NIAB-ARS_B.indTharparkar_mat_pri_1.0, whole genome shotgun sequence and encodes:
- the LOC139177010 gene encoding zinc finger and SCAN domain-containing protein 5B-like, producing MKLCLTAYQYLIIRKHLLRVLLEISSINRAEDQTFFQGCENITDSPGAESLASVPPQDTLMENSDCDQETWHVRFRTFSSSEESDPVKDLRRLRKLCHLWLRPDLHTKEQMMDRLVLEQFMICMPLECQVLLKESGVQSCKDLEDMLKNKQKPKNWTIVCIQGQKYLVRDPDIEMFEAKASDMDDERDLCRGPQPSSRVIPPEDGQEGSQDLQNLPGATNLSREQDERALPPETVPEAGELEGQTPRENLEKDLLEVRGETKTLQSEAPQLLKGPEGDVSTTRGSRRGPLKNRRHMKRKRDSSPTCQDVRQEAATCLDQGEFSGQLGSHSVGSSGTVGPTSLPEGAETPGRAPSEFRMCKKSFPYQSQLILHQRTHTGERPFQCDICAKGFIQPSDLQVHEQIHTGEKPYSCDLCLKKLTHNSTLRAHKRTHTQEKPFHCEHCDRAFSHRGNLKVHRRIHSGLKPYVCPECHGAFRHLGTFKRHRKIHSK